The Saprospiraceae bacterium genome contains the following window.
TGATCTCATGGAATACAATTCGATTGACTTTCTCAGGATTTAGCCCTAAAACTTCACATAAATGCCAACTAATAGCTTCCCCTTCTCGGTCTTCATCCGTTGCTAACCAAATTTCATCGACTTTGGCTGCCCAATCCTTTAAATCCTTTACTACTTTGGTCTTTTCAGGCGACACCACATAGTTTGGAGTGAATTTCTGATTGATGTCTATTCCTTTACTTCCTTTGTCAAGGTCACGAATATGGCCATAGCTGGACTTTACTTTAAAATCCTTGCCCAAATATTTTTCAATCGTTTTTGCTTTGGCGGGTGACTCTACGATTAACAGCTTACTTGCCATTCAGTGCTAATTTTTCATTTAAAATCGGGCAAAGCTATAAATTTTTGAGAACTAGGATTTTTTTTTCAATGGGAGTTCCGTGCTGAATTCATACTGAAATTAAGCTGTTTCATCACTATATGTTGCAACTAAATTCAGCATAATGACTTGATAATCAATTTCTAACTGGCTTTTTCGCGATGGTATCAATTATAAATTTACTCAATTTTTTTGCGAAATCTGATTTTCTTTGAATTATATAAGTATCGATCAATTTCTGATCATCCAAAGCCTGTTTGTTCAAATGTCTATACCAACAACGGATTAACAAATCCTCCATATCATCAGGAAATGACAATCCTCTTGATTTCAAATAATAGGCCAAGCGACTCCCCTCTTCCAATCCCCAATTTATTTGCATCCATCGGCCTAAATTAAAATGCAACTTACTAGCGATGCTGTCTTCCGGAAGCTCTAATAAGCTTTTAGCTACTTTATCATCTGTAAGCCGGTCTAATTCAAGCATAGCTTCTTCAATATTTAAGGGGATGTAAACATCATTAATCCGTTCGAGTTGAATACGAGCCTGATACATCTTTTCATACTCTTCAGGGGTATTCTGAGCAACAACATAAACACCCATGATCATGAACAAAATCAAATTAATGCTATTTATCTTCATATGATTCAAGAACGTACAGCATTAAATTTTAGTTTAATTTGTCCAATCATTTGCTGTCAATTTAACCCATTATGAACTCGGGTAAAAGCTCTACGAATTTCCCTCTATTCAAAATTGGAATCGTTTTAAGCTTGACATTAAGCTGTTTATGGTTAATACAAGACTATTTTGCCTCATTCCTTTGTTTGTTGATCCCAATGCTTGCACTTACATTGATGGCAATCAGTTTCGTCGCTGAATTTTTTGAAAAATCAAATCTTCCCACTTGGTATTATCGCTTGATGTGGATCCTGGTACTGATCCCTCTTGCATTGCTTTTTATATTTGGTAGTATCAGCCATTTGCAATTAGACTGGACAAGGATTCATTAAATACTTGCTTTCACTTTTAATTATGAACGCAATCCTAAATAAATCAGATTTTGCTTAAATGACAATTAAGCGTCAAACCCCTAGCCTATTCGTAGTTCCAATTCAAGGTTTAATCAGAACTAGTTTGGTGCAATGTTCATGCAAGAATCGCACAATTCGTTTCAAAGTTATAGACCTAAATCAAGGCAATGAATTTTAAATAAAGTAGTTTGCTGTAAAATAACTGCTGTTTTCATTCAATAACATTGTATCGATTATTCTTTATTTCTACAATTCTAATAAAGCTGTTTTCATAAAAATCAGGGACATCTGGTGAAGTGTTATTCGTTTTGTACACTGGTTTGATTTCAAATTCTGTTTCCAGTGGTTTGAATTGTTGTTTTAGGTTTTCAATTTGAAATGGCAATTCTGATTTTAATAATGCTCCAATTAAATATTGGGCAACATCATACCCTTCCAAAGCATCATCTCCAGGGAATTCTCTATATTCATCAAAATACTTCCGTCTAAAATTTTTAATATCTGTTCGCGATTCATCTGTAAAATTACTTATCGACAATCTTACATTTAAGGTATTTATAAAATCAAAAATGTCTGTCTTTAATTCTGTCCATTTGGATAAGCCGTAGATATAAACCGGCTTCGTTTTCTTTTCTGCAGAAACCCTTCGCAAAAATTGGTAAATGTAATTTTCATCTTTAGAAGAAGCCATTGGCAATATAAAAACTGTTGGGCCGTCTGCCTTTAAATATTTTTCTAAAATTGGTTCAATGGATTTCGATAAATCTTCTTCTGAAATAATTTCTTCCTGAATTAAGTCTTTTCCGGTAAATCCTTCATTAAA
Protein-coding sequences here:
- a CDS encoding amino acid ABC transporter substrate-binding protein, which gives rise to MKPIHILALIPFKVSEQDTIVNKINATNLRFVQFYAGMKMALNEFQNKSEVPVFLDVFDSGEIEHTEKLLQERVKNTPDLIIGPYKTESLKFAANWAKQNKTMLVSPWISSSTITDQNQYYLQLKPGLNAHFQKINEHARKHFNADNIFLVSKSKVDSRAKYFNEGFTGKDLIQEEIISEEDLSKSIEPILEKYLKADGPTVFILPMASSKDENYIYQFLRRVSAEKKTKPVYIYGLSKWTELKTDIFDFINTLNVRLSISNFTDESRTDIKNFRRKYFDEYREFPGDDALEGYDVAQYLIGALLKSELPFQIENLKQQFKPLETEFEIKPVYKTNNTSPDVPDFYENSFIRIVEIKNNRYNVIE